A genomic region of Bosea sp. 124 contains the following coding sequences:
- a CDS encoding alpha-2-macroglobulin, translated as MTLLARLALLLGLSLAAHPALAQKAYVRNDLAADGQRLEERLKREVSTGPRSAADAVRAGEAALARGDARAALPQANAAVVAEPANAAGWRLMARAASAIEPRDYRERWELRERAISAAYLAYQRSTNRNDEAASLGVLARLFEKNELWRPALTTYRLSLDLTDNALLRTAYEGLRAQRGFRLTGNKVDADAASPRACFEFSEPLARGRVDFAPYVAISGGRNTQGSGDFAVSAEDKQICVDGLRHGERYAFVIRQGVPSAIPDEKLLKSADYEVYVRDRTPSVRFTGKNYVLPRTGQQGVPVVSVNADRLDLEVMRIGDRNLINSVHSDDFLGQLGSYQSKQIESDKGQSVWTGSMEVKSELNKDVITAFPVVEAVGTLKPGVYVMFAKPSGGKATASSSDGDGDYDDGTTRATQWFVVSDLGLTSFSGPDGVHVLVRSLADAAPVANAELRLLARNNEVLATVRSDANGYARFDAGLAKGQGGNAPGLVTAGLGEDYGFLDLKQTAFDLSDRGVKGRVAPAGLDAYLYTERGVYRSGETVYLTSLLRDARGAAVSGLPLTLVVKRPDGVEYRRRQVEDQGAGGRAHSIPLISGAATGTWRVQAYADPKGPAIGEVSFLVEDYVPERLELTLASKAPVLQAGEPAEIDVTARYLYGAPGSALDVTGSMTIRAAGQSAIPGFAGYQVGLTDEAFEAVQSEFEESTTTDATGKVTVTNPVAQPETNRPLEAEFTIRVGEPGGRAIARSLTLPIVPKGAAIGVRKAFKEGELGNGQTATFDVIMANGDGRRLTRPGVKWTLSKVTRNYQWFFQDGRWNFEGVKSTRRVADGEIAVAEGSDARIAAPVQWGNYRLDVAADGPDSTETSVSFSVGYEADKTADTPDVLDVALDKAAYADGESLQVRLAPRFAGKATLAVISDRVTELRTIDIAPGGTTTRIPVKAEWGAGAYLVVLAHRPMDTAAQRLPGRAIGLSWFQIGKESRTLALDLGAPNLVRPLSTLSLPVKVTGARAGEEAFVTVAAVDVGILNLTRFESPDPSKHFFGQRQIGHELRDLYGYLIDGMQGTRGAIRTGGDAAPALEGEKPTQEPVARYSGVVKVGPDGIARVDFELPAFNGSLRVMAVAWSAGRTGQASTEVIVRDQVVAQATLPRFLAIGDQSRFHLQIDNVEGPAGPYVVDLDVRGPVLVAADATRRTIQLAAGAKAQMTIPVTAAGLGRAEFDVRITGPGGVGTVQNLAVRVQPSANTIARRIVRPIPGNGGAITVSSDLMADLVPNSGQVSVSVSPLASLDVPALLKALDRYPYGCTEQTVSRALPLLHVNRLASLEHLALDANADERVQNAIERVLARQGANGSFGLWGVGGDDLWLDAFTADFLTRARERQFAVPQTAFNLALDRLRNQVVNTGDIVKEEAAGIAYALYVLARNGRPVMGDLRYLADNKLADFATPLARAQIGAALSALGDRGRGRAAFTSALAGLQERGDDSLSRPDYGSRLRDGAAVLALIAESSGERADISRAAAVLDGARNSARYTSTQEQMWMVLAAQAMAKDAEGMTLTVDGAERKGALYRTISAEALESKPLTVANPGAATAQAVITVSGIPTGSEPALNQGFGLERVLYTMKGERADPARLRQNERYVVALTVTEPTSRYGRLLLVDPVPAGLEIENANLTEGASVAGLDWLKQEVYPVHTEARDDRYVAAFERSGGSSQKLSYTVAYIARAVSPGRYVAPAAVIEDMYRPDRFGRTAFGTVDIASAR; from the coding sequence ATGACCTTGCTCGCCCGTCTTGCGCTCCTCCTCGGCCTCTCCCTTGCCGCCCATCCCGCCCTGGCCCAGAAGGCCTATGTCCGCAACGATCTCGCAGCCGACGGGCAGCGGCTGGAAGAGCGGCTGAAGCGCGAGGTCTCGACCGGCCCCCGCTCCGCCGCGGACGCCGTGCGCGCAGGCGAGGCGGCGCTCGCGCGTGGCGATGCCCGCGCCGCCCTGCCCCAGGCCAACGCAGCCGTCGTCGCCGAGCCCGCCAACGCTGCCGGCTGGCGCCTGATGGCGCGCGCCGCCAGCGCGATCGAGCCGCGCGACTATCGCGAGCGCTGGGAGCTGCGCGAACGCGCCATCAGCGCGGCCTATCTCGCCTATCAACGCTCGACCAACCGCAATGACGAGGCCGCCTCGCTCGGCGTTCTCGCCCGCCTGTTCGAGAAGAACGAACTCTGGCGTCCGGCGCTGACGACCTATCGCCTCAGCCTCGACCTCACCGACAACGCTTTGCTGCGTACCGCCTATGAGGGCCTGCGCGCGCAGCGCGGCTTCCGCCTGACCGGGAACAAGGTCGATGCCGACGCGGCCTCGCCCCGCGCCTGCTTCGAGTTCTCCGAACCCCTCGCACGTGGCCGTGTCGATTTCGCACCATACGTCGCGATTTCCGGCGGCAGGAACACGCAAGGATCGGGTGATTTCGCCGTCAGCGCCGAAGACAAGCAGATCTGCGTCGACGGCCTGCGCCATGGCGAGCGCTACGCCTTCGTCATCCGTCAGGGCGTGCCCTCGGCGATCCCCGACGAGAAGCTGCTGAAATCCGCCGACTACGAGGTCTATGTCCGTGACCGCACGCCGTCCGTGCGCTTCACAGGCAAGAACTACGTCCTGCCGCGCACCGGCCAGCAGGGCGTGCCTGTGGTCTCGGTCAACGCCGACCGGCTTGACCTCGAGGTCATGCGCATCGGCGACCGCAACCTGATCAATTCGGTCCATTCCGACGACTTCCTCGGCCAGCTCGGCTCCTATCAGTCCAAGCAGATCGAGAGCGACAAGGGCCAGAGCGTCTGGACCGGCTCGATGGAGGTGAAATCCGAGCTGAACAAGGACGTCATCACGGCCTTCCCGGTGGTCGAGGCCGTGGGGACGCTCAAGCCCGGCGTCTATGTAATGTTTGCCAAGCCGAGCGGCGGCAAGGCGACTGCATCGTCCTCCGATGGCGATGGCGACTATGACGACGGCACGACGCGCGCGACCCAGTGGTTCGTCGTCTCCGATCTCGGCCTGACCTCGTTCTCCGGCCCCGACGGCGTGCATGTGCTGGTGCGCTCGCTCGCCGACGCCGCCCCCGTCGCCAATGCCGAACTGCGCCTGCTCGCCCGCAACAACGAGGTGCTGGCGACCGTGCGCTCCGATGCCAACGGTTATGCCCGCTTCGACGCCGGTCTCGCCAAGGGTCAGGGCGGCAATGCGCCAGGCCTCGTCACGGCCGGGCTGGGTGAGGATTACGGCTTCCTCGACCTCAAGCAGACGGCCTTCGATCTCTCCGATCGCGGCGTCAAGGGTCGCGTCGCGCCCGCCGGGCTCGACGCCTATCTCTACACCGAGCGCGGCGTCTACCGCTCGGGCGAGACCGTCTACCTGACCAGCCTGCTGCGCGATGCGCGCGGCGCCGCCGTTTCCGGCCTGCCGCTGACCCTCGTCGTCAAGCGGCCGGATGGCGTCGAGTACCGCCGCCGTCAGGTCGAGGATCAGGGCGCGGGCGGGCGAGCTCATTCGATCCCGCTGATCTCGGGCGCCGCGACCGGCACCTGGCGGGTCCAGGCCTATGCCGACCCCAAGGGCCCGGCGATCGGCGAGGTCTCCTTCCTCGTCGAGGATTATGTGCCTGAGCGCCTCGAACTGACGCTGGCGTCGAAGGCGCCGGTACTCCAGGCCGGCGAGCCGGCCGAAATCGACGTCACCGCGCGCTATCTCTACGGCGCGCCGGGTTCGGCGCTCGACGTCACCGGATCGATGACGATCCGCGCGGCCGGCCAATCGGCCATTCCGGGCTTCGCCGGCTATCAGGTCGGCCTGACCGACGAGGCCTTCGAGGCGGTCCAGTCCGAATTCGAGGAGAGCACCACGACCGATGCCACCGGCAAGGTCACGGTGACCAATCCGGTCGCGCAGCCGGAAACCAACCGCCCGCTCGAGGCTGAGTTCACCATCCGCGTCGGCGAACCCGGCGGGCGCGCCATCGCCCGCTCGCTCACCCTGCCGATCGTGCCCAAGGGTGCGGCCATCGGCGTCAGGAAGGCGTTCAAGGAGGGGGAGCTCGGCAATGGCCAGACCGCGACCTTCGACGTCATCATGGCCAATGGTGACGGACGACGTCTGACGCGACCCGGGGTGAAGTGGACCCTGTCCAAGGTCACCCGCAACTATCAGTGGTTCTTCCAGGATGGCCGCTGGAACTTCGAGGGTGTGAAATCGACCCGCCGCGTCGCCGATGGCGAGATCGCTGTCGCCGAAGGCAGTGACGCCCGCATCGCCGCGCCCGTCCAATGGGGCAATTACCGTCTCGACGTTGCTGCCGACGGCCCCGATTCCACCGAGACCTCGGTCTCCTTCAGCGTCGGCTACGAAGCTGACAAGACCGCCGATACGCCGGACGTGCTCGATGTCGCGCTCGACAAGGCGGCTTACGCCGATGGCGAGAGCCTGCAGGTCCGCCTGGCGCCCCGCTTCGCCGGCAAGGCGACGCTCGCCGTGATCAGCGACCGCGTCACTGAGCTCCGCACCATCGACATTGCGCCCGGCGGCACCACCACGCGCATCCCGGTCAAGGCCGAATGGGGCGCCGGTGCCTATCTGGTCGTGCTCGCCCATCGCCCGATGGACACGGCCGCCCAGCGCCTGCCCGGCCGCGCCATCGGCCTGTCCTGGTTCCAGATCGGCAAGGAAAGCCGGACGCTGGCGCTCGATCTCGGCGCGCCCAATCTGGTGCGTCCGCTCTCGACGCTGTCCCTGCCGGTCAAGGTCACCGGCGCGCGTGCCGGCGAGGAGGCTTTCGTCACGGTCGCAGCGGTCGATGTCGGCATCCTCAACCTCACCCGCTTCGAGAGCCCCGACCCGAGCAAGCACTTCTTCGGCCAGCGCCAGATCGGCCATGAACTGCGCGACCTCTACGGCTATCTGATCGACGGCATGCAGGGCACACGCGGCGCGATCCGCACCGGCGGCGATGCAGCGCCTGCGCTCGAAGGCGAGAAGCCGACGCAGGAGCCGGTCGCGCGCTATTCCGGCGTGGTCAAGGTCGGTCCCGACGGCATCGCCAGGGTCGATTTCGAACTGCCGGCCTTCAACGGCTCGCTGCGCGTCATGGCCGTCGCCTGGTCGGCCGGCCGCACCGGGCAGGCCAGTACGGAGGTGATCGTGCGCGATCAGGTCGTCGCGCAGGCGACGCTGCCGCGCTTCCTCGCCATCGGCGACCAGTCGCGCTTCCACCTCCAGATCGACAATGTCGAGGGCCCGGCCGGTCCCTACGTCGTCGATCTCGACGTGCGCGGGCCGGTGCTCGTCGCCGCAGACGCGACGCGACGCACGATCCAACTCGCCGCCGGCGCCAAGGCGCAGATGACGATCCCTGTCACCGCCGCCGGGCTCGGCCGCGCCGAGTTCGATGTCCGCATTACCGGACCGGGCGGCGTCGGCACGGTGCAGAACCTCGCGGTCCGCGTGCAGCCCTCGGCGAATACGATCGCGCGCCGGATCGTGCGCCCGATCCCCGGCAATGGCGGCGCGATCACGGTTTCCTCCGATCTGATGGCCGATCTCGTACCGAATTCCGGCCAGGTCTCCGTCTCGGTCTCGCCGCTCGCCTCGCTCGACGTACCCGCCTTGCTCAAGGCGCTCGACCGCTACCCCTATGGCTGCACCGAGCAGACGGTCAGCCGCGCCTTGCCGCTGCTCCACGTCAACCGGCTCGCCTCGCTCGAGCATCTGGCGCTCGACGCCAATGCCGACGAGCGTGTCCAGAACGCGATCGAGCGCGTGCTGGCGCGCCAGGGCGCCAACGGCTCCTTCGGGCTCTGGGGTGTCGGCGGCGACGATCTCTGGCTCGACGCCTTCACGGCCGACTTCCTGACACGGGCCCGCGAGCGCCAGTTCGCGGTGCCGCAGACGGCCTTCAACCTCGCGCTCGACCGCCTGCGCAACCAGGTCGTCAACACCGGCGACATCGTCAAGGAGGAGGCCGCCGGCATCGCCTATGCGCTCTATGTGCTGGCTCGCAACGGCCGGCCCGTGATGGGCGATCTGCGCTACCTTGCAGACAACAAGCTCGCCGACTTTGCGACGCCGCTGGCCCGGGCCCAGATCGGCGCGGCGCTCTCGGCATTGGGCGATCGTGGCCGCGGCCGCGCCGCCTTCACCAGCGCGCTCGCCGGCCTGCAGGAGCGCGGCGACGACAGCCTGTCGCGGCCCGATTACGGCTCGCGCCTGCGCGACGGTGCCGCCGTCCTGGCCCTGATCGCGGAATCGTCCGGCGAGCGAGCCGACATCAGCCGCGCGGCAGCCGTGCTCGACGGCGCGCGCAACAGCGCGCGCTACACCTCGACGCAAGAGCAGATGTGGATGGTGCTGGCGGCGCAGGCCATGGCGAAGGACGCCGAGGGCATGACGCTGACCGTCGACGGCGCCGAGCGCAAGGGCGCGCTCTATCGCACGATTTCGGCCGAGGCCCTGGAGAGCAAGCCCCTGACCGTCGCCAATCCCGGCGCCGCGACCGCCCAGGCCGTCATCACAGTCTCGGGCATCCCGACCGGGAGCGAGCCGGCGCTCAACCAGGGCTTCGGGCTGGAGCGTGTGCTCTACACGATGAAAGGCGAGCGGGCCGACCCCGCCCGGCTGCGCCAGAACGAGCGCTATGTCGTGGCCCTGACCGTGACGGAGCCAACCAGCCGCTACGGCCGGCTGCTGCTGGTCGACCCCGTACCCGCCGGGCTCGAGATCGAGAACGCGAACCTCACCGAAGGTGCCTCCGTCGCAGGTCTCGACTGGCTGAAGCAGGAGGTCTACCCGGTGCATACGGAAGCGCGCGACGATCGCTATGTCGCCGCCTTCGAACGCTCGGGCGGTTCCAGCCAGAAGCTGTCCTACACGGTCGCCTATATCGCGCGCGCCGTCTCGCCCGGCCGCTATGTCGCTCCCGCCGCCGTGATCGAGGACATGTACCGGCCCGACCGCTTCGGACGGACGGCCTTCGGCACGGTGGATATCGCGTCGGCGCGGTAG
- a CDS encoding efflux RND transporter permease subunit, with the protein MSLFALFVRRPVLSTVLSLLVLLIGAVSYTRLTVREYPNIDEPIVSVRTDYTGASAEIIETQVTQVLENSIAGIEGIEIISSTSRQERSFISVRFRPDVDPDVAASDVRDRVSRVRGRMPTEIEEPIIAKVEADAQPILFLSLVSSRHNPLELTDFADRFITDRVQNITGVAEVQIRGERRYAMRIWLDRARMSAYNITVQEIEAAVRAQNVEIPSGRIESNNREFTVLSQTGLTTPEQFQQIVVKDVNGFSIKLRDIARVELGALAERNAAWFSGNPSVTIGIVKQATANPLDVSNGVRAALPEIIEDLPEGMTIATSYDTSVFIDRSIQAVYSTILEAVLLVVLIIFIFLRSARATLIPLVTIPVSLVGSFALMYALGFTVNTLTLLSMVLAIGLVVDDAIVVLENVHRHIEDGMESNAAAIRGINEIAFAVIAMTLTLVAVYAPMAFSTGRTGKLFIEFALTLAGAVLVSGFVALTLTPMMCAKLLKHESSHGWLYNLFEGGFNAMSRGYRASLRGALSVRPLIVILALGVAGGSYYFFTNLRSELAPVEDRGSFTITGVAPEGATMAFTSEYARRAEAFFKAYPDVETNLVIVGFPDVTRAIAFARLKPWEERSIKQQAMVADINRNLSQIPGIRMFATNPPSLGQGGANSKPVEFVLRSSEAYAQIKEYVDAVLAEIAGSPVLTNVESNLILDKPQIKVSIDRQRAADLGVGVDVIGRTMETLLGGRQVTRFNMNGEQYDVVIQVGGEDRNTPQALQSIYLMGRSGAIVQLSSVVQIEETVAPKELIRFNQLRSATITAVPAPGYSLGDALAVLEQASARVLPKTVQIDYSGQSREFKQSGASIAIVFLLALGFIYLVLAAQFESFIDPVVIMVSVPLSLTGALAALYFTGGTMNVYSQIGLITLVGLITKHGILILEFTNQLREEGKEMIDALVEAAELRLRPILMTTGAMVLGAVPLALAHGAGAESRSQIGWVIVGGMSFGTLLTLYVVPVAYSYLASTKRSVHGHVVHEAPAAHPHPAE; encoded by the coding sequence ATGAGCCTGTTTGCCCTCTTCGTTCGCCGGCCTGTCCTCTCGACGGTGCTGAGCCTGCTCGTGCTGCTGATCGGCGCAGTCTCCTATACGCGCCTGACGGTACGCGAGTATCCGAACATCGACGAGCCGATCGTCTCGGTCCGCACCGACTATACCGGCGCCAGCGCCGAGATCATCGAGACCCAGGTCACCCAGGTCCTCGAAAATTCGATCGCCGGCATCGAGGGCATCGAGATCATCTCCTCGACCAGCCGCCAGGAGCGCAGCTTCATCTCCGTGCGCTTCCGGCCGGATGTCGACCCCGACGTTGCAGCCTCCGATGTGCGCGACCGCGTCAGCCGCGTGCGCGGCCGTATGCCGACCGAGATCGAAGAGCCGATCATCGCCAAGGTCGAGGCGGACGCCCAGCCGATCCTGTTCCTCTCGCTGGTCAGTTCGCGACACAATCCGCTCGAACTGACCGATTTCGCCGACCGCTTCATCACCGACCGCGTGCAGAACATCACCGGCGTCGCCGAGGTGCAGATCCGCGGCGAGCGGCGCTATGCGATGCGCATCTGGCTCGATCGGGCCCGGATGTCAGCCTACAACATCACGGTCCAGGAGATCGAAGCGGCCGTCCGCGCCCAGAACGTCGAGATCCCGTCCGGCCGCATCGAGAGCAACAACCGTGAATTCACGGTGTTGTCGCAGACCGGGTTGACGACGCCGGAGCAGTTCCAGCAGATCGTCGTCAAGGACGTCAACGGCTTCTCGATCAAGCTGCGTGACATCGCGCGGGTGGAGCTCGGCGCGCTGGCCGAGCGCAATGCCGCCTGGTTCTCCGGCAATCCGTCCGTCACGATCGGCATCGTCAAGCAGGCGACGGCCAATCCGCTCGACGTCTCCAACGGTGTCCGTGCCGCGCTGCCCGAGATCATCGAGGATCTGCCCGAGGGCATGACCATCGCGACATCCTACGACACCTCGGTGTTCATCGACCGCTCGATTCAGGCCGTCTACAGCACGATCCTCGAGGCGGTTCTGCTCGTCGTCCTGATCATCTTCATCTTCCTGCGCTCGGCACGCGCGACGTTGATTCCGCTCGTCACCATCCCGGTCTCGCTCGTCGGCTCGTTTGCGCTGATGTACGCGCTCGGCTTCACCGTGAACACGCTGACGCTGCTCTCGATGGTGCTGGCGATCGGCCTCGTCGTCGACGACGCCATCGTGGTGCTCGAAAACGTCCACCGCCATATCGAGGACGGCATGGAGTCGAATGCGGCGGCGATCCGCGGCATCAACGAGATCGCCTTCGCCGTCATCGCGATGACGCTGACGCTGGTCGCGGTCTATGCCCCGATGGCGTTCTCGACCGGCCGCACGGGCAAGCTGTTCATCGAGTTCGCGCTTACACTCGCCGGAGCCGTGCTCGTCTCGGGCTTCGTCGCGCTCACCCTGACGCCGATGATGTGCGCCAAGCTGCTCAAGCACGAAAGCTCGCATGGCTGGCTCTACAATCTTTTTGAAGGCGGGTTCAACGCGATGTCGCGCGGCTATCGCGCTTCGTTGCGCGGCGCGCTTTCGGTGCGTCCGCTGATCGTGATCCTCGCGCTCGGCGTCGCCGGCGGGAGCTATTACTTCTTCACAAATCTGCGCTCCGAACTCGCGCCGGTCGAGGATCGCGGCAGCTTCACGATCACCGGCGTCGCGCCGGAAGGCGCGACCATGGCGTTCACCTCCGAATATGCGAGGCGGGCCGAGGCATTCTTCAAGGCATACCCGGATGTCGAGACCAATCTCGTCATTGTCGGCTTCCCGGACGTGACGCGCGCCATTGCCTTCGCGCGGCTGAAACCCTGGGAGGAGCGGTCCATCAAGCAGCAGGCCATGGTGGCCGACATCAACCGCAACCTGTCGCAGATTCCCGGCATCCGGATGTTCGCCACCAATCCGCCCTCGCTCGGGCAGGGCGGTGCCAACAGCAAGCCGGTCGAGTTTGTGCTGCGTTCGTCCGAGGCCTACGCGCAGATCAAGGAGTATGTCGACGCCGTGCTGGCGGAGATCGCGGGCTCGCCCGTGCTGACCAATGTCGAGTCGAACCTCATCCTCGACAAGCCGCAGATCAAGGTCTCGATCGACCGGCAGCGCGCCGCCGATCTCGGTGTCGGTGTCGACGTCATCGGCCGGACCATGGAGACGCTGCTCGGTGGCCGTCAGGTCACCCGCTTCAACATGAACGGCGAACAATACGATGTCGTCATCCAGGTCGGGGGCGAGGATCGCAACACGCCGCAGGCCCTGCAGTCGATCTATCTGATGGGACGCAGCGGCGCGATCGTGCAGCTCTCCAGCGTCGTGCAGATCGAGGAGACCGTCGCGCCGAAGGAGTTGATCCGCTTCAACCAGCTCCGTTCGGCAACGATCACCGCCGTTCCCGCGCCGGGCTATTCGCTGGGCGATGCGCTGGCGGTTCTCGAACAGGCTTCCGCCAGGGTACTGCCGAAGACGGTGCAGATCGACTATTCCGGCCAGAGCCGCGAGTTCAAGCAGTCGGGCGCGTCGATCGCGATCGTCTTCCTGCTAGCGCTCGGCTTCATCTATCTGGTGCTCGCGGCGCAGTTCGAGAGCTTCATCGACCCCGTCGTGATCATGGTCTCGGTGCCGCTTTCGCTGACGGGCGCGCTGGCCGCCTTGTATTTCACCGGCGGCACGATGAACGTCTACAGCCAGATCGGGCTCATTACGCTCGTCGGCCTGATCACCAAGCACGGCATCCTGATCCTGGAATTCACCAACCAGCTCCGGGAGGAAGGCAAGGAGATGATCGACGCGCTGGTCGAGGCGGCAGAACTGCGTCTGCGGCCGATCCTGATGACCACGGGCGCCATGGTGCTCGGCGCCGTGCCGTTGGCGCTCGCGCATGGCGCCGGCGCCGAGAGCCGCTCGCAGATCGGCTGGGTCATCGTCGGCGGCATGAGCTTCGGCACCTTGCTCACGCTCTATGTGGTGCCGGTCGCCTATTCCTATCTCGCGAGCACGAAGCGCTCGGTGCACGGCCATGTGGTGCATGAGGCGCCTGCCGCGCATCCGCATCCGGCGGAGTAG
- a CDS encoding tripartite tricarboxylate transporter substrate binding protein, whose protein sequence is MTDIISRRGVLKGAAAAGAAGLVASPAIGQAKWPARPVQMICPWGAGGGTDAVVRIVAALLEKSLGQPFNVVNRTGGSGVVGHSAIATGAPDGYTLGIITSEIAMMHHQGLTQLTPSNYTPLALMNSDPSGVQVKADAPYKTIKDLADAIKAAPAGKMKASGTGQGGIWHLALIGWMLGMKLQPDHVAWAPSNGAAPAMQDLAAGGIDFVTCSVPEARAMLDAGRARSLAIMAGERNPQFKDVPTMKETLGIDFQVGSWRGIAGPEKLPENVVKIMNAELKTIYNSKEYKEFMDARGFTMIYADGPGFGQYMADSDKQMGVALAAGGLAKKPA, encoded by the coding sequence ATGACCGACATCATTAGCAGGCGTGGCGTTCTCAAGGGCGCCGCTGCAGCGGGAGCGGCAGGGCTCGTTGCAAGCCCTGCAATCGGCCAGGCAAAGTGGCCTGCGCGGCCGGTCCAGATGATCTGCCCCTGGGGCGCGGGCGGTGGCACCGACGCGGTGGTGCGTATCGTGGCGGCATTGCTCGAAAAAAGCCTCGGCCAGCCATTCAATGTCGTGAACCGCACCGGCGGCTCCGGTGTGGTGGGCCATTCAGCGATCGCGACCGGCGCGCCGGACGGCTACACGCTCGGCATCATCACCTCCGAAATCGCGATGATGCATCACCAGGGGCTCACGCAACTCACTCCGTCCAACTATACGCCGTTGGCGCTGATGAACTCGGATCCGTCAGGCGTGCAGGTCAAGGCGGACGCCCCCTACAAGACGATCAAGGACCTCGCCGATGCCATCAAGGCCGCGCCGGCCGGCAAGATGAAGGCCTCGGGCACCGGGCAGGGTGGAATCTGGCATCTTGCGCTGATTGGCTGGATGCTTGGCATGAAGTTGCAGCCGGACCATGTCGCCTGGGCTCCCTCGAACGGCGCCGCACCCGCCATGCAGGACTTGGCTGCTGGAGGAATCGACTTCGTCACATGTTCCGTGCCCGAAGCGCGCGCCATGCTCGACGCTGGTCGCGCCCGTTCGCTGGCGATCATGGCGGGTGAGCGGAATCCGCAGTTCAAGGACGTGCCGACGATGAAGGAGACGCTCGGCATCGACTTCCAGGTCGGCTCGTGGCGCGGTATCGCCGGCCCGGAGAAGCTGCCGGAGAACGTCGTCAAAATCATGAACGCCGAACTCAAGACCATCTATAATTCCAAGGAATACAAGGAGTTCATGGATGCGCGCGGGTTCACCATGATCTACGCGGACGGCCCCGGCTTTGGCCAGTATATGGCCGACAGCGACAAGCAGATGGGTGTTGCGCTGGCGGCTGGCGGTCTCGCCAAGAAGCCGGCGTAA
- a CDS encoding trypsin-like peptidase domain-containing protein, with protein sequence MLRACLHHPRTEQVRAAALALVLLSAPPAGAQAPAPAPNPQLAAAQASFESLPEAERKAIQTDLIWTGHFNGAASGSYGPLTFRAINALKAPARGAPDGMLNPAERRTLAQGAQAARDAAGFRLIADDRTGVRIGIPATVLPKRDASPAGSRWQSGDGKITLDTSVTPQGETLEAVYEKATAPTPNNPGRKITYKLLRPDFFVVTGETPTGKFYRRLAAGPSGLRGFSIGYDKALSGTVDKLVIAIASSFEPFPTGPLPAASAIASAPPTAAATGPAAVTVPVRVTERYGVALAVADRVAVTAASAVEGCRSVRLSGRAAKLRGSPEGGLVLLEVDGGQAFAAAALRAEVPAERESLVLVAFGEDSGKRAAVALPGQGVRIGANVAVFAPLQPGQAGAPAFDRQGRPVGLVTANPSDKILIAGVAPQRAYAVADSAALQGLMGRAGLTSAVAAAGPDLSTGAVVEKVAKSVLPVICGL encoded by the coding sequence ATGCTGCGCGCCTGCCTGCATCACCCGCGAACCGAGCAGGTCCGAGCCGCCGCGCTGGCGCTTGTCTTGCTGAGCGCGCCGCCTGCCGGCGCGCAAGCTCCGGCGCCGGCGCCCAATCCGCAGCTCGCCGCCGCGCAGGCGAGCTTCGAGAGCCTTCCGGAGGCCGAGCGCAAGGCGATTCAGACCGACCTGATCTGGACCGGCCATTTCAACGGCGCGGCCAGCGGTTCCTACGGCCCGCTGACCTTCCGCGCCATCAACGCGCTGAAGGCGCCCGCGCGCGGCGCGCCTGACGGGATGCTGAACCCGGCCGAACGGCGCACCCTGGCGCAGGGGGCCCAGGCGGCGCGCGACGCGGCCGGCTTCCGCCTGATCGCCGACGACAGGACCGGTGTGCGCATCGGCATCCCGGCGACCGTCCTGCCGAAACGGGACGCCTCGCCGGCCGGCAGCCGCTGGCAGAGCGGCGACGGCAAGATCACGCTGGATACCTCGGTCACGCCGCAAGGCGAGACGCTGGAGGCGGTCTATGAGAAGGCGACGGCGCCGACCCCGAACAATCCGGGCCGCAAGATCACCTACAAGCTGCTGCGCCCGGACTTCTTCGTCGTCACCGGCGAGACGCCGACCGGCAAATTCTATCGCCGGCTGGCAGCCGGGCCGTCAGGCCTGCGCGGTTTCTCGATCGGCTACGACAAGGCGCTGTCGGGCACGGTCGACAAGCTGGTGATCGCGATTGCCTCGAGCTTCGAGCCCTTCCCGACCGGGCCGCTGCCGGCGGCGTCGGCCATCGCCTCCGCGCCCCCGACTGCCGCTGCGACGGGGCCTGCGGCCGTGACGGTGCCGGTGCGCGTCACGGAACGCTACGGCGTCGCGCTTGCCGTTGCCGATCGCGTCGCGGTGACGGCGGCTTCCGCCGTCGAGGGGTGCAGGTCAGTGCGTCTCAGCGGTCGTGCAGCCAAGCTGCGCGGATCGCCGGAAGGCGGGCTCGTCCTGCTCGAGGTCGACGGTGGGCAGGCCTTCGCTGCGGCTGCCTTGCGGGCGGAGGTGCCGGCCGAGCGCGAGAGCCTCGTGCTGGTCGCCTTCGGCGAGGACAGTGGCAAGCGCGCCGCCGTTGCCCTGCCCGGACAGGGCGTCCGGATCGGTGCCAATGTCGCGGTGTTTGCGCCGTTGCAGCCGGGGCAGGCCGGCGCGCCGGCATTCGATCGCCAGGGGCGGCCGGTGGGGCTCGTCACCGCCAACCCGTCCGACAAGATCCTGATCGCAGGTGTCGCGCCGCAGCGCGCCTACGCGGTTGCCGACAGTGCGGCGTTGCAGGGCCTGATGGGGCGGGCCGGGCTGACGTCCGCAGTCGCGGCCGCCGGTCCCGACCTCAGCACGGGGGCTGTGGTGGAGAAGGTGGCGAAGTCGGTTCTGCCGGTCATCTGCGGATTGTAG